In Candidatus Nealsonbacteria bacterium, one DNA window encodes the following:
- the smpB gene encoding SsrA-binding protein SmpB: MKVLAENKKAYFNYQVLEKFEAGISLIGQEVKSLKTRGVSLAGNYVTIKDGQVFWVGAHIPAYQPKNALIDYAPERGRKLLLKKSEISYLIGKVRQRGLTLVPLKIYTKNGKIKLEFGVGKGRKKIDKRDLIKKRETEREIKKELKTRG, from the coding sequence ATGAAAGTTCTTGCTGAAAACAAAAAAGCATATTTTAACTATCAGGTTCTGGAGAAATTTGAGGCTGGAATTTCCTTGATTGGACAGGAGGTAAAATCCTTAAAAACAAGGGGGGTGAGTTTAGCCGGAAACTATGTCACAATTAAGGATGGTCAGGTTTTTTGGGTTGGCGCCCATATTCCGGCTTATCAGCCGAAAAACGCGCTAATTGATTATGCTCCTGAAAGAGGACGGAAACTTCTTTTGAAAAAATCGGAAATTAGTTATTTGATTGGAAAGGTAAGGCAAAGGGGCTTGACTTTGGTACCCCTGAAAATATATACTAAAAACGGGAAAATAAAATTAGAGTTCGGAGTCGGAAAAGGAAGAAAAAAAATTGATAAAAGGGATTTAATAAAAAAACGTGAAACAGAAAGAGAAATAAAAAAAGAATTAAAAACGCGGGGATGA
- a CDS encoding MGMT family protein: MPCYWVIREDGKIAGFRNGTKKKKILLEKRRS, from the coding sequence ATTCCTTGCTATTGGGTGATAAGGGAGGATGGCAAAATAGCTGGCTTCAGAAATGGAACTAAAAAGAAAAAAATCTTACTTGAAAAAAGAAGGTCTTAA
- a CDS encoding arginine--tRNA ligase, producing MAREEIKKLIEKAVKHLYKRKIEVKIERPVQMSCGDYATNIAIVLKKNPQEIAEIMSEKFKAKSEKLFEKIEVAKPGFINFFLSKEYLQRQVGEILKQDEKFGRLKIGKNKKVQVEFISANPTGQLHTGNGRGAFWGDVLANVLEKSGFRVSKEYYINDAKTNTQIKLLGQTAVGEGTTYLNDYLRLKIKSQKAKIRNLIQKFKNKEEIYAEAGYLLAREIQKDIKEFVEKKLKIKFDNWLKESKLHRENKIKKIFKWLKKRDLAYSKEGAWWIKTSRFGDSQDWVVIRETGEPTYFLCDIAYHKNKIERGFKKIINIWGADHQGHVRKMKSAIKTLGFKGELDILITQIVRVKGLKISKRKGKIIPLEGLINEVGLDVAKFFYLTKSLDTQMEFDMGLAKEQSEKNPVYYIQYAYARICSILRKCGKSEIRSSLRTPFSSRTSPAPGQARYPKSENLKLLNHPSELEFIKQLIRFPEIVEDIAKDYQVQRLPQYAIDLAAAFHRFYRDCKVLTEVRPLLEARLALVLVSQTVLKKTLDLMGISAPEKM from the coding sequence ATGGCCAGAGAAGAAATTAAAAAATTAATTGAAAAAGCTGTCAAGCACCTTTATAAAAGAAAAATTGAGGTTAAAATAGAAAGACCTGTTCAAATGTCTTGCGGCGACTATGCCACTAACATTGCCATAGTGCTGAAGAAAAATCCTCAAGAAATTGCAGAAATAATGAGCGAAAAGTTTAAAGCGAAAAGCGAAAAACTTTTTGAAAAAATTGAGGTGGCAAAGCCGGGTTTCATCAATTTTTTTCTTTCAAAAGAATATTTACAAAGACAGGTTGGAGAAATTTTAAAACAGGATGAAAAATTCGGCCGTTTAAAAATCGGCAAAAATAAAAAAGTTCAGGTTGAATTTATTTCAGCAAATCCGACGGGCCAATTACATACCGGAAACGGGAGAGGTGCTTTCTGGGGAGATGTTTTAGCAAATGTTTTAGAAAAATCAGGATTTAGAGTTAGCAAAGAATATTATATTAATGATGCCAAGACCAACACCCAAATAAAACTTTTGGGCCAAACAGCGGTCGGCGAAGGAACGACCTATTTAAACGATTATCTCCGTCTTAAAATCAAAAGTCAAAAGGCAAAAATCAGAAATCTAATTCAAAAATTCAAAAATAAAGAAGAAATTTATGCTGAAGCCGGGTATTTATTGGCTCGGGAAATTCAAAAAGATATTAAAGAGTTTGTTGAAAAAAAATTAAAAATAAAGTTTGACAACTGGCTCAAAGAATCAAAGCTCCATCGGGAAAATAAGATTAAAAAGATTTTCAAATGGCTAAAAAAGAGAGATTTGGCCTATTCAAAAGAAGGCGCCTGGTGGATTAAAACTTCTCGGTTTGGAGATTCGCAAGATTGGGTAGTAATTAGAGAAACCGGAGAACCAACTTATTTCCTTTGCGACATCGCCTATCATAAAAATAAAATTGAACGCGGTTTCAAAAAAATTATCAATATCTGGGGAGCTGACCATCAGGGTCATGTCAGGAAAATGAAGTCAGCAATAAAAACACTTGGCTTTAAAGGAGAATTAGATATTTTAATCACCCAGATTGTCAGAGTAAAGGGTTTAAAGATTTCTAAAAGAAAAGGAAAGATTATTCCCCTGGAAGGTTTGATAAATGAGGTTGGTTTAGATGTGGCTAAATTTTTCTATTTAACAAAGTCATTAGATACTCAGATGGAATTTGATATGGGTTTAGCCAAAGAGCAGTCAGAAAAGAACCCGGTTTATTATATTCAGTATGCTTATGCCCGCATTTGCTCGATATTGCGCAAATGCGGAAAATCCGAAATCCGAAGCTCGCTGAGAACTCCGTTCTCATCTCGCACCTCGCCCGCCCCTGGGCAGGCTCGGTATCCGAAATCCGAAAATTTAAAATTATTGAATCATCCAAGCGAATTAGAGTTTATTAAACAACTGATTCGGTTCCCGGAAATTGTTGAAGATATTGCCAAAGATTATCAAGTCCAGCGGCTGCCCCAGTATGCTATTGATTTGGCTGCGGCCTTTCATCGGTTCTATCGCGACTGTAAGGTTTTGACAGAGGTCAGACCCCTGTTAGAAGCTCGCCTGGCTTTGGTTTTAGTTAGCCAAACTGTCTTAAAAAAGACCTTGGATTTAATGGGCATTTCCGCGCCCGAGAAGATGTAG
- the infC gene encoding translation initiation factor IF-3, which translates to MFRNLLKKPLINNQIRAKEVRLVDEAGKQLGIIPLMEAFRLAQERNLDLIQITEKLTPPVCKITDYGKYLYYLEKKERGLKKHKRGEIKRIRLTFNISKHDLETRAYQAEKFLKRGDKVKIELVLRGRQKFLQDFAKEKINQFLETLKKLIPIKVERELKQEIGRLTMVVFKN; encoded by the coding sequence TTGTTTCGTAATTTGCTGAAAAAACCATTAATTAATAATCAAATCAGGGCCAAAGAAGTTCGTCTGGTTGATGAAGCTGGAAAACAGCTGGGAATTATTCCTTTAATGGAGGCCTTTCGGCTCGCCCAAGAACGTAATTTGGATTTAATTCAAATTACGGAAAAATTAACCCCTCCGGTCTGTAAAATAACGGATTATGGTAAATATCTTTATTATTTAGAAAAAAAAGAAAGGGGGTTAAAAAAACATAAAAGGGGAGAGATAAAGAGAATAAGATTAACTTTTAATATTTCAAAGCACGATTTAGAAACAAGGGCTTATCAAGCAGAAAAATTTTTAAAAAGGGGAGATAAGGTAAAAATAGAATTAGTTTTAAGGGGTCGGCAAAAATTTCTTCAGGATTTTGCCAAAGAAAAAATAAATCAATTTTTAGAAACTTTAAAAAAACTTATACCGATTAAGGTAGAAAGAGAACTAAAGCAAGAAATAGGAAGATTAACAATGGTTGTTTTTAAAAACTAA
- a CDS encoding NUDIX domain-containing protein produces the protein MPIEKSAGAIIFRREGNEIKYLLLHYPSATTRAKRRGGDEAPASATTRAKRRGGDEAPASATKSAKDYWDLPKGHIEKGEKEIETAKREAEEETGLKDLKFIEGFKEWIKYFFKLKRKNILKFVTFYLVETKTKEVKVSFEHLGYKWLPYEKALEKLTFKNAKEVLKKADTFLIEHYKTPFH, from the coding sequence ATGCCCATAGAGAAATCAGCTGGCGCCATAATATTTCGGCGGGAAGGAAACGAGATAAAATATTTATTGCTTCATTATCCTTCAGCGACTACCCGAGCGAAGCGAAGGGGCGGAGATGAAGCGCCAGCTTCAGCGACTACCCGAGCGAAGCGAAGGGGCGGAGATGAAGCGCCAGCTTCAGCGACTAAATCAGCAAAGGATTATTGGGATTTGCCAAAAGGACACATTGAAAAAGGAGAAAAAGAAATTGAAACAGCAAAAAGGGAAGCAGAAGAAGAAACCGGATTAAAAGATTTAAAATTTATTGAAGGTTTTAAGGAATGGATAAAATATTTTTTTAAATTAAAAAGGAAAAATATTTTAAAATTTGTCACCTTTTATTTAGTTGAAACGAAAACCAAAGAAGTAAAAGTTTCTTTTGAGCATCTCGGTTATAAATGGCTGCCGTATGAAAAAGCATTGGAAAAATTAACTTTCAAAAACGCCAAAGAGGTTCTCAAAAAAGCCGACACCTTTTTAATTGAGCATTACAAAACACCTTTCCATTAA
- the polX gene encoding DNA polymerase/3'-5' exonuclease PolX: MKNQEIARIFYEIADYLEMEEVAFKPYAYQKAAVVLETLEENVKDIYKKGGIKALEEIPGVGKSIAEKIEEYLRTGKIKYYQEFKKKLPLNLEEITSVEGMGPKKAKKLYQELGVRNLKDLSRAARAHKIASLFGFGEKTEKNILEGIAFLKKSKGRFLLGEILPQVKEIFKKLKKLKEVEQISVAGSVRRMKETVGDVDILVTTKSPEKVMGFFVSLPGITKVWMKGPTKSSVRMEKGFDLDLRVVKKKSYGSALQYFTGSKEHNIITRRIAIEKGLKLSEYGLFKGKKMVAGWQEKGIYKALGLSWIEPELRENQGEIEAAQKRNLPKIIGYQDIKGDLHCHSNWSGGASTIKEMVRAAQEMGYEYIGIADHTKFLRIERGLDEKMLDLQRKEIDKLNSRFQILNSRFSILQGCEANILNDGSIDIKDEALAKLDYVIAGVHSSFKMEKSAMTERIIRAMKNPNVDILSHPTGRILKRRDEYQIDFDKILRAAREYNVVLEINSEPKRLDLNDQNIRRAKEAGVKMVINTDSHQKDQLRFIEFGISQARRGWAEKEDIINVQPIDKLMEFFKKL; the protein is encoded by the coding sequence ATGAAAAATCAAGAAATTGCCCGGATATTTTATGAAATAGCAGATTATCTGGAAATGGAAGAGGTGGCTTTCAAGCCCTATGCTTACCAAAAGGCAGCCGTTGTTTTAGAGACCTTGGAAGAAAATGTTAAAGATATTTATAAAAAAGGAGGAATTAAGGCCTTGGAAGAAATTCCCGGGGTAGGCAAAAGCATTGCTGAAAAAATTGAAGAATATCTAAGAACAGGCAAAATTAAATATTATCAAGAATTTAAAAAGAAGCTGCCTCTTAATTTGGAAGAAATAACTTCTGTTGAGGGAATGGGACCAAAGAAAGCCAAGAAACTTTATCAAGAATTGGGAGTTAGAAATTTGAAAGATTTGTCCAGGGCAGCCAGGGCTCATAAAATTGCTTCTCTTTTCGGCTTTGGCGAGAAAACCGAAAAAAATATTTTAGAAGGAATTGCCTTTTTAAAAAAAAGCAAGGGGAGGTTTCTTTTGGGCGAAATTTTACCCCAAGTGAAAGAAATTTTTAAAAAATTAAAAAAATTAAAAGAAGTTGAACAGATTAGTGTAGCCGGTTCTGTTAGGAGAATGAAAGAGACCGTTGGCGATGTTGATATTTTGGTCACGACAAAGAGTCCAGAGAAAGTAATGGGCTTTTTTGTTTCTTTGCCCGGAATAACTAAGGTTTGGATGAAAGGTCCGACCAAATCATCCGTTAGAATGGAAAAAGGTTTTGACCTGGATTTGAGAGTCGTTAAAAAGAAAAGTTACGGTTCAGCTCTTCAATATTTTACGGGCTCAAAAGAACACAATATTATTACCAGAAGAATTGCCATAGAAAAAGGTCTGAAGCTTTCAGAATACGGTCTTTTTAAAGGGAAAAAAATGGTTGCCGGCTGGCAGGAAAAGGGAATTTATAAAGCCCTTGGCCTTTCCTGGATTGAACCGGAATTGCGAGAAAATCAGGGAGAGATAGAAGCTGCCCAAAAAAGGAATTTACCGAAAATTATTGGCTATCAAGACATTAAAGGTGATTTGCATTGCCATTCCAATTGGAGCGGCGGCGCCAGCACAATTAAAGAAATGGTCAGGGCAGCGCAAGAGATGGGTTATGAATATATTGGTATTGCCGACCACACAAAGTTTTTAAGAATAGAACGCGGATTAGATGAAAAAATGTTAGATTTACAAAGAAAAGAAATTGATAAACTCAATTCTAGATTCCAGATTCTAAATTCTAGATTCTCAATTCTTCAGGGTTGCGAGGCGAATATTTTAAATGACGGTTCAATTGATATTAAAGATGAGGCCTTGGCGAAATTGGACTATGTCATTGCTGGCGTTCATTCCAGTTTCAAAATGGAAAAAAGCGCAATGACAGAAAGAATAATTCGGGCAATGAAAAACCCTAACGTTGATATTCTTTCTCATCCGACAGGCAGAATATTGAAAAGGAGAGATGAGTATCAAATTGATTTTGACAAAATTCTAAGAGCGGCCAGGGAATATAATGTGGTTTTGGAAATAAATTCTGAGCCCAAAAGATTGGATTTGAATGACCAGAACATTCGTCGGGCAAAAGAGGCCGGGGTAAAGATGGTAATTAACACTGATAGCCACCAGAAAGACCAATTAAGATTTATAGAATTTGGCATTAGCCAGGCCCGGCGCGGCTGGGCAGAAAAAGAAGACATAATTAACGTTCAACCAATTGATAAGTTAATGGAATTCTTTAAAAAACTTTAA
- the rplT gene encoding 50S ribosomal protein L20, whose protein sequence is MVRVKRGKIAQKRRRHLLKHAKGFRWGRKSKYRLAKQALMKSWSYAYRDRRVKKRQVRTLWQIQINAACRQFGLPYSKFIAGLKKNKIELDRKILANLVQKYPQIFEKIVEKAKE, encoded by the coding sequence ATGGTTAGAGTAAAACGAGGGAAAATTGCTCAAAAAAGAAGGAGGCATTTACTAAAACATGCTAAGGGTTTTCGTTGGGGAAGAAAATCAAAATATAGGCTGGCAAAACAAGCCCTAATGAAATCTTGGTCTTATGCTTATAGAGATAGAAGGGTAAAAAAGAGGCAAGTCAGAACGCTTTGGCAAATCCAAATTAATGCCGCTTGCCGTCAGTTTGGCTTACCTTACAGTAAATTCATCGCCGGCCTCAAAAAAAACAAAATTGAACTTGACCGTAAAATCTTAGCCAATTTAGTTCAAAAATATCCTCAGATTTTTGAGAAGATTGTAGAAAAAGCTAAGGAATAA
- a CDS encoding HD domain-containing protein: MENLLNFFIEIGKLKRMPRGGWVINQIKNPETIAEHIFRTTIMAWILGEKKGLNREKIMKMLLIHDLCEVYTGDVTPYDSILPKDKKKLAKLMRTWPRFSPAEKKRIAEKKYKKEWRAMVKITAKLPLKLKKEIKNLWLDYKKGLTKEGRFANQADKIENLLQALEYWKKHKKPPLMPWWWWAREYFDDPVLIKVMKALEKKFLGKRKNK, translated from the coding sequence ATGGAAAATCTTCTTAATTTTTTTATTGAAATAGGGAAGTTAAAAAGAATGCCAAGAGGAGGTTGGGTTATAAACCAGATAAAAAACCCAGAAACCATTGCTGAACATATTTTTCGCACAACTATAATGGCCTGGATTTTGGGCGAAAAGAAAGGCCTAAATAGGGAGAAAATTATGAAAATGCTTTTAATTCATGATTTGTGCGAAGTTTATACTGGAGATGTGACCCCTTACGACTCGATTCTTCCTAAAGATAAAAAAAAGTTAGCAAAACTAATGAGGACTTGGCCGAGATTTTCTCCAGCTGAGAAGAAAAGAATAGCTGAAAAAAAATATAAAAAAGAATGGCGGGCCATGGTAAAGATTACTGCTAAATTACCACTAAAACTAAAAAAAGAAATCAAAAATCTTTGGCTTGATTATAAAAAAGGATTAACTAAAGAAGGGAGATTTGCCAATCAGGCAGATAAAATTGAAAACCTATTACAGGCTTTAGAGTATTGGAAGAAACATAAAAAACCTCCTCTTATGCCTTGGTGGTGGTGGGCAAGAGAATATTTTGACGACCCGGTTTTGATTAAAGTTATGAAAGCCTTAGAGAAAAAATTTCTTGGAAAAAGAAAAAATAAATAA
- a CDS encoding GreA/GreB family elongation factor, translating into MLLEILPRAKKMLKEKKFYLTKQGFEKLKKEYKSLNLIKSAKIKGEIPQILHSEDVNTEYLSFHEDLNFLEVRMTDLEHILKNTELITFPAKNKQDIINLGATVVVEVNNQEDEFMIVGTLEANPVLGKISNESPVGKALIGHRVGDKVVISSTIKTIYKIKKIEYSLS; encoded by the coding sequence TTGCTTCTTGAAATCTTACCACGGGCTAAAAAAATGTTAAAAGAAAAAAAGTTCTATCTAACAAAACAAGGGTTTGAGAAATTAAAAAAAGAATATAAATCTCTCAACCTCATAAAATCAGCCAAAATAAAGGGAGAAATACCCCAGATTTTACATTCCGAAGACGTAAATACGGAATATCTCAGTTTCCATGAAGATTTAAATTTTTTAGAAGTAAGAATGACTGATTTAGAGCATATTTTAAAAAACACCGAATTAATTACCTTCCCTGCCAAAAACAAACAAGATATTATTAATCTTGGGGCAACAGTTGTTGTTGAAGTTAATAACCAAGAAGATGAATTTATGATTGTGGGAACGTTGGAAGCTAATCCAGTCCTTGGTAAAATTTCCAATGAATCTCCGGTGGGAAAAGCCCTGATTGGTCATCGGGTGGGAGACAAGGTTGTTATTTCTTCAACCATAAAAACAATTTATAAAATAAAGAAAATAGAATATTCACTTTCTTAA
- a CDS encoding MGMT family protein, with translation MGEILTYKEAAELTDHPKSWRAVGNTLNKNKNLHPPKFSKKI, from the coding sequence GTGGGAGAAATTTTAACGTATAAAGAAGCGGCAGAATTAACCGACCATCCAAAGTCCTGGCGAGCGGTGGGGAATACCTTAAATAAAAACAAAAACCTTCACCCGCCTAAATTTTCGAAGAAAATTTAG
- the rpmI gene encoding 50S ribosomal protein L35: MKTRKSILKRFKITKTGKILRRPTGLSHYRAKKSGKKIRKGRKWVLLSKPETKIIRRLLPSS, from the coding sequence ATGAAAACTCGAAAATCAATATTAAAACGTTTTAAAATCACCAAAACCGGTAAAATTCTTCGCCGGCCAACCGGCCTTAGCCATTATCGGGCAAAAAAATCGGGGAAAAAAATAAGGAAAGGCCGGAAGTGGGTTCTCTTATCAAAGCCAGAAACAAAAATAATTAGAAGGCTGTTGCCTTCTTCCTAA